In Sorghum bicolor cultivar BTx623 chromosome 8, Sorghum_bicolor_NCBIv3, whole genome shotgun sequence, one genomic interval encodes:
- the LOC110429598 gene encoding uncharacterized protein LOC110429598 isoform X2, which translates to MASRAQLSAYPCHHVAFCRRRQSKRSLGWDRGGEPWPTTDCTEGTTDGSQAKGDNIPGTYPAFIAPAAPITTYAGLDVGIDSAQEAFDRMAMRPRRKKLQPSLKICSYSTPEFTRQDGCSG; encoded by the exons ATGGCGTCGAGGGCTCAGTTATCCGCCTATCCGTGCCACCATGTCGCGTTCTGCCGTCGGCGACAATCCAAGCGGAGCCTCGGATGGGATCGTGGAGGTGAGCCATGGCCGACAACTGACTGCACGGAAGGGACCACCGATGGTTCCCAAGCCAAAGGGGACAACATCCCTGGCACCTACCCCGCGTTCATTGCCCCAGCAGCACCCATCACCACCTATGCAGGACTCGACGTTGGCATTGATAGCGCACAGGAAGCGTTCGATCGAATGGCCATGAG ACCGAGAAGGAAGAAATTGCAGccctctctcaaaatatgttccTACTCTACACCAGAGTTCACACGACAGGATGGATGCTCTG GCTGA
- the LOC110429598 gene encoding uncharacterized protein LOC110429598 isoform X3: protein MASRAQLSAYPCHHVAFCRRRQSKRSLGWDRGGEPWPTTDCTEGTTDGSQAKGDNIPGTYPAFIAPAAPITTYAGLDVGIDSAQEAFDRMAMSNHSPTDREGRNCSPLSKYVPTLHQSSHDRMDALVSSILSSKFISQTKMLYTSTKFMYSNTLYILVVCTNHKDICIMIILYVHNCIMINSIGFTNSLLPTIVIVEAESSTFSRRLSEV from the exons ATGGCGTCGAGGGCTCAGTTATCCGCCTATCCGTGCCACCATGTCGCGTTCTGCCGTCGGCGACAATCCAAGCGGAGCCTCGGATGGGATCGTGGAGGTGAGCCATGGCCGACAACTGACTGCACGGAAGGGACCACCGATGGTTCCCAAGCCAAAGGGGACAACATCCCTGGCACCTACCCCGCGTTCATTGCCCCAGCAGCACCCATCACCACCTATGCAGGACTCGACGTTGGCATTGATAGCGCACAGGAAGCGTTCGATCGAATGGCCATGAG TAATCATTCCCCAACAGACCGAGAAGGAAGAAATTGCAGccctctctcaaaatatgttccTACTCTACACCAGAGTTCACACGACAGGATGGATGCTCTGGTTAGTTCCATCCTATCATCTAAGTTCATatcacaaacaaaaatgctctaCACCTCTACTAAGTTCATGTATAGCAACACCCTGTATATTTTAGTTGTTTGTACAAACCACAAGGACATATGTATCATGATTATCTTGTACGTACATAACTGCATAATGATTAATAGTATTGGATTCACTAATTCCTTGTTGCCAACCATTGTGATTGTGGAGGCTGAGTCATCAACCTTCTCACGGAGGTTATCAGAAGTGTAG
- the LOC110429598 gene encoding uncharacterized protein LOC110429598 isoform X1, translating into MASRAQLSAYPCHHVAFCRRRQSKRSLGWDRGGEPWPTTDCTEGTTDGSQAKGDNIPGTYPAFIAPAAPITTYAGLDVGIDSAQEAFDRMAMSNHSPTDREGRNCSPLSKYVPTLHQSSHDRMDALAESSTFSRRLSEV; encoded by the exons ATGGCGTCGAGGGCTCAGTTATCCGCCTATCCGTGCCACCATGTCGCGTTCTGCCGTCGGCGACAATCCAAGCGGAGCCTCGGATGGGATCGTGGAGGTGAGCCATGGCCGACAACTGACTGCACGGAAGGGACCACCGATGGTTCCCAAGCCAAAGGGGACAACATCCCTGGCACCTACCCCGCGTTCATTGCCCCAGCAGCACCCATCACCACCTATGCAGGACTCGACGTTGGCATTGATAGCGCACAGGAAGCGTTCGATCGAATGGCCATGAG TAATCATTCCCCAACAGACCGAGAAGGAAGAAATTGCAGccctctctcaaaatatgttccTACTCTACACCAGAGTTCACACGACAGGATGGATGCTCTG GCTGAGTCATCAACCTTCTCACGGAGGTTATCAGAAGTGTAG